A section of the Pseudanabaena mucicola str. Chao 1806 genome encodes:
- a CDS encoding Calvin cycle protein CP12: MSNIKEKILEEVQQARETCEISGAGSQECAAAWDAVEELQAEASHQKQDKPKNSLEIYCDDNPDAVECRLYED, translated from the coding sequence ATGAGCAATATTAAAGAAAAAATTCTAGAAGAAGTCCAACAAGCCAGAGAAACCTGCGAAATTAGCGGTGCTGGTTCTCAGGAATGTGCTGCTGCTTGGGATGCAGTAGAAGAGTTACAAGCTGAAGCATCGCACCAAAAGCAAGACAAGCCTAAAAACTCCCTTGAAATTTATTGCGATGACAATCCTGATGCTGTCGAGTGTCGTTTGTACGAAGACTAA
- a CDS encoding 4-hydroxybenzoate solanesyltransferase, which yields MNSGTTSNESTFQKIIRLLRWHKPAGRLILMLPALWATVAAAKSIHQLPPFDLLVVVILGSLATSAAGCVINDLWDRDIDPQVDRTKSRPLAERSLSIQVGIAILFVSGLCAFLLSTYLNPLSFGLCFAAVPVIAIYPACKRFFPVPQLVLSIAWGFSVLIPWSAVTGGLDRYAWELWLAVITWTMGFDTIYAMSDREDDLKVGVNSSALFFGRYVTFAIAIFLSITLGSLLWLGWDVQLGHTHYLACLMAGVIWIWQYKRLSQAEIPTELYQKAFGQNVWIGFIILAGMIPSTLRIIG from the coding sequence ATGAACTCAGGCACCACCAGTAATGAATCAACATTTCAGAAAATCATTCGTCTCTTGCGCTGGCATAAACCTGCAGGCAGACTGATTTTGATGTTGCCTGCGCTATGGGCAACGGTAGCGGCTGCTAAATCAATTCATCAATTACCTCCCTTCGATCTATTAGTCGTAGTCATCCTTGGCAGCTTGGCAACCAGCGCCGCAGGTTGTGTCATAAATGACCTCTGGGATCGAGATATTGATCCACAGGTTGATCGCACTAAAAGTCGTCCCCTTGCCGAGCGATCGCTATCGATTCAAGTGGGGATTGCTATCCTGTTCGTCTCAGGACTATGTGCATTTTTACTATCAACTTATTTAAATCCCCTCAGTTTTGGACTTTGCTTTGCTGCCGTACCTGTAATTGCAATCTATCCTGCCTGCAAGCGCTTTTTCCCTGTACCTCAATTAGTGCTGTCGATCGCTTGGGGATTTAGCGTACTAATCCCCTGGAGCGCTGTTACAGGTGGTCTTGATCGCTATGCTTGGGAATTATGGTTAGCAGTTATTACATGGACGATGGGCTTTGATACGATCTATGCCATGAGCGATCGCGAAGATGACCTCAAGGTTGGAGTTAATTCTAGTGCGCTCTTTTTTGGAAGATATGTAACATTTGCGATCGCCATATTTTTGTCAATTACTCTCGGAAGCTTGCTTTGGCTAGGATGGGACGTGCAACTGGGTCACACACATTACTTAGCTTGCTTGATGGCAGGAGTAATATGGATATGGCAATATAAAAGACTAAGCCAAGCTGAAATTCCTACTGAGTTATACCAAAAAGCGTTTGGTCAAAACGTATGGATCGGCTTTATCATATTAGCGGGAATGATTCCATCCACTCTAAGGATTATTGGCTAA
- a CDS encoding LysR family transcriptional regulator, whose translation MIDIPFTLDQLRILKAIAAEGSFKRAADSLYVSQPAVSLQVQHLERQLDVPLFDRGGRRAQLTEAGQLLLSYGDRILSLCQETCRAIDDLQNLNGGTLIIGASQTTGTYLMPQMIGLFRKKYPEVSVQLHVHSTRRTAWSVANGQVDLAIIGGEIPADLLDSLEVTPYAEDELALILPTSHPLAQLAALPIDELYKMQFITLDSQSTIRKAIDRVLLDSGVDPRQLEIVMELNSIEAIKNAVQAGLGAAFLSVTAIEKELQMGALKQMRIDGVVINRMLLQIRNPNRYRSKATEAFCNEVLPIFRDKA comes from the coding sequence ATGATCGACATACCGTTCACCCTAGACCAATTACGCATTCTCAAGGCGATCGCTGCTGAAGGTAGCTTTAAACGCGCCGCCGATAGTCTTTATGTGTCCCAGCCCGCTGTTAGCTTGCAAGTTCAACATCTAGAGCGACAGCTAGATGTACCTTTGTTTGATCGTGGGGGGCGAAGAGCACAGTTGACAGAGGCAGGACAGTTGCTACTTTCCTATGGCGATCGCATTTTAAGCCTTTGTCAGGAGACTTGCCGAGCCATTGATGATTTACAAAATCTCAATGGGGGCACACTTATTATAGGTGCTAGTCAAACGACTGGAACCTATCTAATGCCACAGATGATTGGCTTATTTCGCAAGAAATACCCTGAAGTCTCGGTACAACTACATGTTCATTCGACAAGGCGAACAGCCTGGAGTGTTGCGAACGGACAGGTAGACTTGGCAATTATTGGTGGTGAAATTCCTGCGGATTTGCTAGATTCTTTAGAGGTTACACCCTATGCTGAGGATGAGCTGGCTCTCATTCTTCCAACTTCTCACCCATTGGCTCAGTTGGCAGCTTTACCCATAGATGAGCTATATAAAATGCAATTTATTACCCTCGATTCACAATCGACTATTCGTAAAGCAATTGATCGTGTCTTACTAGATAGTGGGGTTGATCCAAGACAACTAGAGATCGTGATGGAGTTAAATTCGATTGAGGCAATTAAAAACGCCGTGCAGGCTGGGTTAGGAGCAGCATTTTTGTCGGTAACAGCGATTGAAAAAGAGTTGCAAATGGGGGCTTTAAAGCAAATGCGGATTGATGGGGTGGTGATCAATCGGATGCTCTTACAAATTCGGAATCCAAATCGTTATCGCTCTAAGGCAACGGAAGCGTTTTGTAACGAAGTCTTACCAATATTCCGAGACAAAGCATAA
- the sppA gene encoding signal peptide peptidase SppA yields the protein MFGFLKRKFRKKIARIEITGAIGASTRTRVLEAIEFVEENKFPALLLRIDSPGGTVGDSQEIYIALKRLRERANIKVVASFGNISASGGVYIGVGADYIVSNPGTITGSIGVILRGNNIEKLLDKIGISFKVIKSGAYKDILSFDRDITEEEREILQSLIDSSYLQFVETVAEGRKLSPATVRSFADGRVFTGEQALSLGLVDRLGTEEDARVWVSELAGLDPKNTKVFTIKPPKTFASKFLPNGSESAIARLQFETETSGMPLWMWQ from the coding sequence ATGTTCGGCTTTCTCAAACGCAAATTTCGTAAAAAAATTGCACGCATTGAAATTACGGGAGCGATCGGTGCAAGTACCCGAACTCGTGTACTTGAAGCCATTGAATTTGTTGAAGAAAACAAATTTCCTGCGCTCCTACTTCGCATTGATAGCCCTGGAGGAACCGTCGGCGATTCTCAAGAAATCTATATAGCTCTCAAACGCCTCAGAGAAAGGGCTAATATCAAAGTAGTCGCCAGTTTTGGTAATATTTCTGCTAGTGGTGGCGTATATATCGGTGTTGGTGCAGATTACATTGTGTCTAATCCTGGAACAATTACGGGCAGTATTGGCGTAATTTTGCGTGGTAATAACATCGAAAAGTTACTCGATAAAATTGGCATTTCCTTTAAAGTAATTAAATCAGGAGCTTATAAAGATATTCTCTCCTTTGATCGAGATATCACTGAAGAAGAGAGAGAAATCCTCCAATCACTAATTGATTCTAGCTATCTCCAATTTGTGGAAACCGTTGCTGAAGGTCGCAAACTTAGCCCTGCTACCGTGCGTTCCTTTGCCGATGGGCGAGTATTTACAGGTGAGCAGGCTCTTAGCCTTGGCTTAGTCGATCGCCTTGGCACTGAAGAAGATGCTAGAGTCTGGGTATCGGAACTAGCTGGACTTGATCCTAAAAACACCAAGGTATTTACAATCAAGCCTCCTAAAACCTTTGCTAGTAAATTTTTGCCTAACGGCTCAGAAAGTGCGATCGCCCGTTTGCAATTTGAGACAGAAACAAGTGGAATGCCCCTTTGGATGTGGCAATAA
- the hisC gene encoding histidinol-phosphate transaminase: MSYFRPAIDAMTGYIPGEQPKSGIKVIKLNTNENPYPPSPKAIAALQTIDGDSLRRYPDPFAHEFCQAVSEALGVPKDWIIVGNGSDDVLNILIRACAEGRDRKVVYPMPTYVLYRTLAAMQPSETVEVPYGENFELPIEQLVAANGAVTFIASPNSPSGHAVPLEDLRKLAQQVSGIVAIDEAYVDFAEYSALPLVQEFDNVIILRTLSKGYSLAGLRLGFGIANPQLLSGLFKVKDSYNIDAVAIAVGTAAMRDQEYKDANANKVKTSRSRLIDDLKNIGYTVPRSYGNFVIATPPRSNAEEIYLKLKESGILVRYFNQAGLADKLRITVGTDEQNQALYDQLTLIG; this comes from the coding sequence ATGAGCTACTTCCGCCCCGCTATTGATGCAATGACTGGCTATATTCCTGGGGAACAGCCCAAGTCGGGGATCAAAGTTATCAAACTGAATACTAACGAGAATCCCTATCCGCCATCGCCTAAAGCGATCGCTGCTTTGCAAACTATTGATGGAGACTCTTTACGACGCTATCCCGATCCGTTTGCCCATGAATTTTGTCAAGCGGTAAGTGAAGCTCTTGGTGTACCTAAGGATTGGATAATCGTTGGTAATGGCAGCGATGATGTTTTAAATATTTTGATCAGGGCTTGTGCCGAAGGACGCGATCGCAAAGTGGTTTATCCAATGCCAACCTATGTGCTTTACCGTACCCTCGCCGCAATGCAACCATCGGAGACTGTAGAAGTGCCCTATGGAGAGAATTTTGAATTACCTATTGAGCAACTCGTCGCTGCCAATGGTGCGGTGACTTTTATTGCATCTCCCAACAGTCCATCAGGTCATGCCGTACCTCTTGAAGATTTACGCAAATTGGCGCAGCAGGTCTCAGGAATTGTGGCGATCGACGAAGCCTATGTTGATTTTGCAGAATATTCAGCTTTGCCACTGGTGCAGGAATTTGACAACGTGATCATATTACGCACCTTATCGAAAGGCTATTCCTTAGCAGGTTTGCGTTTAGGCTTTGGTATCGCTAATCCCCAACTTTTGTCAGGACTCTTTAAGGTTAAAGATAGCTATAACATCGATGCAGTAGCGATCGCTGTGGGCACTGCGGCAATGCGCGACCAAGAATACAAAGATGCAAATGCCAATAAGGTCAAAACTTCGCGATCGCGTCTCATCGACGACCTCAAAAATATTGGCTACACAGTCCCAAGGTCTTACGGTAATTTTGTCATCGCTACTCCTCCTAGGAGTAATGCCGAAGAGATTTATTTAAAACTAAAAGAATCTGGCATTTTAGTACGCTATTTCAATCAAGCAGGGCTAGCTGATAAATTGCGAATTACAGTGGGTACTGACGAGCAAAATCAAGCCCTGTACGATCAACTGACTTTAATTGGCTAA